Within the Gossypium raimondii isolate GPD5lz chromosome 12, ASM2569854v1, whole genome shotgun sequence genome, the region TTGGGTAGTAATGCTATCAATTATTCCAAATAAATTCCAAATCAATTGGTTTGATCTAGTATAAAGCCTAAATTATACCTTAAAAAGTCGGGATAAAGTACAAAGATTTAagatccaaaagaaaataaaggcatTAAAAACGTTATTTGTCCGGTTAGTAATGTAGCTAGTTATTCCAAATAATGTCCAAATCAATTAGTTTGATCCAATGTGAAGCctaaattatagtaaaagaaAGTGTTGCAAGTGACttgaaagaatatatatttttaatttttagagttagaactaaattgatagatgttgtaaatgttgaggccaaatttattaaattttagaattagaactaaaatgacaaattttataaatattgagggctaaatttgttatttttatatttatgatcaatttgatagaatatgtaaacaTTAGATGGCTAATTGTGTTACTAGATTAATAGAAAAAGCCCACAAAAGCctagagtgactaaaatatttaatttcaaaaaattatgactaaataaaaaagttgaatgaccaaaattaaatgaaatacatagttgagtgaccattttataatttaccatAAAAATGATTTTCAGCATGTCCGCATCATCATTTAAGAGACAATTTAATTGAGGAATTAATTTGCGCTTTTGAgatgaataaatattaatttatgcGTTTTGAgatgaataaatattaatttatccgTTTTGAGATGAATAAATATTAATCGTCCTTAAATACATAGACTTCCTAATAGTTTTATGGAAAtcaacttatattttttaacaattaaacataaatgatatttttaacttCACTTATACAATTAAAAAATCTCGATCAATAAgtgaaacaatttttttaccattaatcttattataggtTCTTATCATCTATTTTGATATAATGTCTAGAACTATCTATAATCTCTCCTCAAtctttaaataggaggataatgcatttTAACACACTAAAATCCGCGTCCTCCTATACCGATAATAATAGTGGTAACAATAGAATTATATgaaacaatttttatatatactggtatgtgtatatatataaaaagaggAATATGGTACAAGCATATTGATGCTTGAGAGAGATGGGAAGGCAAATTAAAGAGGGCTGGATGCAGACAGCTGGAAGAGGTTGTCCCCACATCACATGCAATTTgcaataaaaacaagaaaagccAAACACCTCCCTCTATCGACACGtcatatgaaaaaatataaaatctcaGCCATATTAGATATGTTATCctcctaaaattaaaactaaaatactttttttttaattaaaaaaaactttgttccCCAAAAATATAATAGATGAAAACACACGAATaccttgaaatttaattattaataattccaaatattttaaatattatgatacattcacaaattatataaaaattattttattgtgtaTTTTAATACAATGtctaaaattatgttttagtatACTTAAATTCACGTAGTCTTACATtcaattatgtatatttatatataaagtttgatagcaaaaataaaataaaataataaaacacgaaTTTCCTGAGTTACAAACAAAGACAAGGTGATTCAATTTCTGGAATCAAAGACTTGCAGTACTTTTATTACACATTTACCATCTTTCTATTTTGTCCTTCTCGATATTCAATTTGTCCCTCAAATCAGACAAAATGGCAGTGGTAGGTGTTTGTTAATGAAGTGGTGGTGGTACCACTGCCACTAAAACTTGTAACCAAAACCCAGTTCCATAGGGGGATCGGATCATGGATGATGATGATCCTTTGAATGAAACAAGTGCAACCACCCTACTCTGTCTTGTCACTTTGCTTCCTGCCCTAACCCAAGCATCCCCGCTTTCCCCCTATCTCTTGTTATGTAGTAATGGAACctggtctttttttttcttttttctttttccattctgTCCTACCTCATTTAAACCATACACATACACACACTTTAATGTACTGGTTTCTTAATTTACTCTTTACTCGTATAGGTGAGTAAAAATGAGTGTAAATCGATTTAATTTAGACTGTCTTTTGTATTGATGAAAATTCTTATAAGCTTCATGAACATAGGTTTATGTATATGTTCTTATGGAACTTTCATCTTATTGTTTTGGAtttattgaatgaaaaattttatttaaaaattatttaatttcatatttataattattatgtatatattaaataatttgcaAAAAATCTATAAGGTTCAACGtatgaattttgattaaaaaaatatttatcgaTGTGATATTAATTActttacaaattcataaaaagaGACTAAATCGAAAAGTTGACCGTAGAAATACAATGGTAGGttaaaagatatgaaaaaaaAGGGTGGTGGGAGACATGTTTCTCCACCAAGGAACAATGGAATAAGGAGGGTATGGTATGGACCTCCCTCCCATTTGGGCATTTGGGTATATTTGCTTTTGATTCAACATAAATTTCTATAATGCTACCACCGCCAAGGAAACCAAAACCAAATTGCTATAATGCTCTTTCCCTTTTTAAACTCAAAGCTAAGCTATTATTACCAGcattttgttgttaattttatactaaaatatagtaaagttgtaaataaattagataatgGTATTTTGGGATTGGGGGAGCCATGTGAATGGGACATGGGTCTTAACTCTTATATCCCTTAAAAGGGGACCACATGGTCCTGCCCCTCACCTACAAAAGATTTCAACAATCTCTCCATCAGAATATTATCTTTGGGACTTTCTggttttagtgttttattatttcatttccccctctctcttttcttttgtacCATGTGGgacttttttctttcaattttttaaaattgtcaaatcttttttttattgcttatttatttattaggattACAcccaattattaaattattaataaatttatattttgatcactcaatttcaaaactttcttaataatttattcattatttattttttaaatttgcatctgcttaattatgaatttcattcttagtttttcaaaatttattttagtaaattgatttttattgcTAAGTTGTTGATTTTCATATTAACAACTTAACAGTGTCACTCAGATAGTTGTTCAATTCCATAAACGTGTCAGTTTTCAAAAAGGAATAAGTGGAAATTGGGTCAGGCTAGAGGCCCCAAAGCCTTTCATAAAGCAACAAAAGAATGCTTGATAGCTTATGCTTTTTTTATTGCCCTTAGttatgaaaatttccaaaaaaaagcCCATAATAATTAAGCATATTTGGATGGGGCTCTGCCATATTATACCCAGAATCATATAGGATCCAAAAGTAGTATAGTACATGTAACATGGCCATGCAGTTAGAAATAGGACCTGATACACGCCAACTGACTTTGAGCCCCATTTCTGAGTAATAAATATGTGGCTACCAAATACCACGCTTTCTCATATAGAGAAATGCTAATGGCTTGGatggtaagtaaaataatatatggcGCATTGGCATCTAATCTATAAATCATAGTTGTAACCCTCCACGAGGGGTGTAGTGGCACCTCTAATTAGGCTAAATGATAAGCATGAACAGTGTAAATTAGACATAAAACCTAGGTTTTAGCTTTTACTGCAAACTTAAAGATGCTAAGGAGGCCGTTGAACTAAAAACGCAGCTGGTAGGGAGGTTATGTGTGCATTCGGGCTGAATGCATGTCCTGGATATATGCTTTCACCATTTGAGACATAGTATCATatatagttaaaaattaaacacagcttttaaatatgattaCTTTCTTAATGAAGCATTTATCTATTGTAGTAAAGGCAATTGTAAGTTAACTACGCTACTAAAAGATGCAGCAAATCACAGACAGACTGAATTCTCTTTAGCTTAAATTTCATATGAAATCACTGTTCATATAAATTTGCAGAGTGTACTATCGTTCCATAAAGAACATAATAGTTCAACTACAATTATTTAGTATTACTAGtcgaggaaaataaaaacattactGAGGAACAATCGCGCGTACAGCAAAATTCTTTTTGCCCCCAAGGACTTACTTCGTAGCATCCACATGCAGTGAAGTTTCAGCATGTTTCAAACTTTCCAGAGCAGAGATTCGCCTATCCAGAGGCCCGTGAAGACTTTTCACCTTGAGACAAAGAGACAAGTAACAAAATATAAGCACATACGcacacaccaaaaaaaaaaaaaaaaagtgcctATGTTAGAGCTCCTGAAAGGCATGCATGAATTTGATTCTAACCAAACAAACAAGACAAACGTATtcgattttgttaattattcgGTTAATTAAAGCATCATTAACCAAGAGCAACTATTACCTCATTGGGATGGTTCTAATATATAGTCTCGAGTGGTAGAATCTTTCTATATAAATCAAGCATCCGGTGTTAATTATCTTTCTTAATACTATTCTATCCTTTGCTATATAATATACATCTTATGGCTTCACTCTTGAAGAAACTACATCTATAGCTAGCATACCACGGGTTCCATAAGGCACAATAAAGAACAACTATGGATGAAAAAGGTCCGCCACCGGACAGGAACAACTAACAGAGAATCGGACCGAATTGGATGAAAAGCAAAAATGGTATGGAAAAGAATTGATCATTCCAAATGAATAATGTCAAAAGGTGAACAAagaataagaaattttaacttGAATCCCTATACCCTAAAACTTCTCCATTTCATCTACTAGCAATGTTTAAGTACATAGTGTGGCTTTTATTACATTGCATTGTCAACCCCCCTCCCACCTATGCATCTTAATCGGGCTAATTTCGACCTGAAAATCAGCCTAAAGAGATAACTCTAATAGCATATATCCCCCACAGCCAGAATAGTGAACAACCGACGATATTCTAATATTTTCATACATAATCACTAATCATCCAAGCATATATACAAATCAGCGCCTCCTTCATATACCAAATGCATGGTAAACAAACAATCCTGCAGCAGAACCAATCACATAGagggcaaaattataaaatgaaacatCTAAAGTTCAGTTTTCCAAGCTTCGATACCGCCATGAATATGGTTTTTCGCTAAACAAAACTTGAAAATGAGCATAAATCCGAAAATGGAAATTAACCCATAAATTTAATCGGAAACTGAAAGGCAATTAATATGCTATGAAACCAAACAatgtgaaaaaggaaaatgtgGGGCGAAAGGACCTGTTGGGCGATAGATTCATGAGCAACCTTGTAATCTTTGTAGAGGATGTAGAGGCCGAGAAACGACGCCGTAGCAGCCCCCGTGAAGAATGACGCCAATCTTACCCTCAATACGTACCCCATAGTTGATTTTCCCCcttccctttcttcttcttccttttaataattttttctgtTCAAAAAAGGAACTTAAAACGAGAATCGACCTTACTTACGACATTGAACCTTGTCGTTTCCTTCAACTATTTTAGCACTActactttaaatttttgggttttaatgtTTGCTTTTTATCATAGTTTTCAAATCACTTAGAATCGAGCAGTCACCAATTCTTGATTTAGCCAATTGCATCATTGATtcgattttaattaattaaattaaaaaattcataatttttttaaaaattcaaataaattaattcaactatTAACTCAATCGAATTTTTATTTCGATTAGTGAGTCATTCAATTTTCTTCCTCCGGATCTGTTTACCATCCAATTGCAAAGTCTGATTAGCAGTATCAATCCAAATTCTACCACTATGTTTTTTATAGTTGGTTGTCATGCCTCAACTTAGGCAAGTGACACTAACAGTCAATATtattcaagctagattgatttTTGAgtcaaaagaattaaattgatctttttgacaaaaaaatatggggCAAAACAGCCCACTTTTGCGctctttttctttcatcttcttcccatCTCAAAGGAAAATTAGGGTCAggatttctttcatttcttagTTCCTGCTTTTTATTGATTCTGTAGAGGAAAATATGCAGCAGCCCCACAGTTGATGAACATCATCAATGAACAGATTCAAAAAAGGCTAATTGATCTTTCAGCATTGCCACTTctttaaacatattttaccTTTAGGTTTTACGAGTGTTTAATGTGTTTAGGGTTTTGCATGTATTGATttgtatgaaattttttttaataaaatttaaccccTTTTTTCCCGTGGAACAGTCCTAGCACAAACATTCCATTATGTCATTTCCCCCCCTAAAGTATGGTGCATCCTAATAATGTTTGTAACAGCAAAGatgagataaattatgattgATCTGAGTTTATACAATGTTTTCAGTTTTCAAGCAATGCTGCAGCACAACCCAAAGTATCTTTGCTAAAATTGCTGATGCACAAGCCACAAGCATCAACCTGACATCTAATGCTTAAACAGGCATTTAATTGAGCTCAATCTTCCCAGATGCTGCATCTAAATGTTTCACAAATGAGCTCACAAAGTGAAAAATGAGAGAAATAATTGGATACTGATGCAGTAAATAAAATGTGCAGCTTTAGTGTTTGACAATAACAcagtaaaataaatagtttGGTTTTCTGATGGATCGAGGGCCAATAggcaaaaaaataatttaaaaatagtcaCCTTAGGTTCCaatcagagaatttttcacagATGGAAAAGACAGCTGATGACCAAGATCTCAAGAGATACAATCAAACTATAAAATCATATCCCAAAATTATTGCAATCAGCTTAATGCATGATCCACGACTCAACATCGAGATTCGCTGTATCCTGCTGGAACAAAATGAGATCGATAAATCTCTTAAAACTGTTTTGGTTGAGCGATGATATTATAAACATCTATGAAATCAAATATGCTATAATAACAAACTAGTATCAGTTCATCAAAACATACAAGACAACTCACAATTGAGGTAAATGCACAAGCTATCTTCTAGAAGTTAATGCTGCCCCAGTTGCCCTGCCATGGTACAAGAAAATTAAGCTCGGTATACGAAAAACATGAACTGAATAATGACGTTAAGCTATCTGAGGGGTTTTAAGTTGCATACCTGTCCTGTTTTCCAACAAAATTCGAATTAGACCTTCCATGACCAGAGGCCTTGCTTTCAATACTTGTTCTCTCAAAATTGGCTCCATTAATTTCTCTAGGGTCTTTAGATTTGctcaatatttttacatttgaGAGACTACCGGCCACACCAAAAGAAATGCCATTCGGTTGTTGCTTCTGCATTCCTAACAGCTGCGAATGATCATCAGCAGCATTTTTAGAGACAGCTGCTTGCTTCTTGAAAACAGCATTCTCATTCCTCACATGGTTGGAATCAACTGATGGGACTCCTTTCTTTAGTCGGTTAGGTGGTGCAATCGGAGTAACAGCAACAGAAGGCAAAAATGTGGAGTGAGGAGATGAGGCTGCGGCAGCTGCAGCAACTTTAGCAACAGCAGCTGTGGCTGCTATTATCTCCTGTGCTCCCTCCCGTAGCCGAATATAATCATCCTCAATTACAAATAACTGAAATCACAAAGAAATTATGATTTCAAATCTTCAGAaggtattattttaaatgagaaaAGTTGCAAGAATGAACCTCAGGGTGAACGGCTACAAAGTCATCCAGCTTTCCATACTTTTTCTTGTAATCATGCCAGTGTAAAGGTGCAAGCATTTTCCCCAGCCTATTTGGTAGCTGCAATTGACAAATATAAGTCAAACCCATGCGTGCATGATTTTAATACCATAGCCAGGTGACCTAAGAAAAATCATTAGCAGACCACTAAAGCACTAACCGTTGAACTGATTCGAATTCTACCACCAGGTGGAATTGTACGAACAATGCAGGCCAACAATGCTCTTTCCTCAAGCAGAGCAGCCTCTGAAGTCTTACCTGGCATCAATATATTAGTCTGCTCAGTTGTTACAGACTTTTTGGGCAAAATAGCACCAGTGCCATTGCTGATTGTTGTTTCACAGGAACCAACAGACTGCACTGAAGAATCAGGAGGAGATAGGCTGGCACTGGCAGCAGTACTTCCTTCTTCCACCGTTAGATCTTGGTCCTTCAACATATGATTTTTCATGTTAAGCATATTCTGTTCCTGTCCAGTTCAAAGTTAAGTAGAGGTTAAATCTGAGCTCTTCAACTGCTTGAAGATTAGCCAAACTGACAAACCTTGGATTCACAGCTCTGTTCAAGAGTGCCCAATTTCAATGCATCATGAAATTGTGAAGAAATCTGTTGCAAGTTTGGCTCAGATTGGGGTTTCACAAGGTAACTTGAGTTAATTGACTCAACGACCTACAAAGAAACGGTTTTAACAAGTTACAAGGATAGATGAAAACAGTATCGAGCAGTGTCAGtaaaataatcttaatttaaagaacCTGTGCTTTTCCAgtagatgatgatattacaGAAATCGACTCTGACCCTTGGCTTATATGATCTACATGGTCTGGACAAATGGCTTGTCCATCAACAGATATTTCGCACTCATGACTTACGTCTGACCTCCCAAGGCTTTGATCGGTTTGCGATGGTGGAAGTTGATTCGGTCCAGAAGGCTGGAAACCCTCTGATGAAACCTGAAGAACAAGATGAAAAACCATTGAACATAACTAAAGAAAACTTTGACACAACTAATAATGCATTGCTTTGACCAAACCTGTTGGTTCTGCCACTGTTGGACGGATGACATTGCTTGCATTGAGTAGGGTCCAACATGGGATACCACAGAATGAGGAACCCCCTGTTGATGCATGACAAATGACTGCAGAGCAGTAACCTGCTCAGGTGGGAGATAAGCAGGCATACCAAGTGGAGCAATCGGACCACTTCGAACATGATCATTCTGATTCTGATATAAATGGAGTAATATAAGAGTAGGCAATAGAAAGAATCCTAAATTAGATGAATACTAGTCTATGGTCTAAAAACCTCTAAAAATGAGTTTACAAGCACCATCTTAAGCCAGACATTAGATGAAATGTAGAAACAAGGAGAGAGCAGAGGGCTGCAGAGATCCATGATTTCAATAAAACTAAGCATAAGCTATAACATGTTTTGCCAATGGAACActaaaatatgaagaaaaagcGTATACTTATAATTGCTTTACAGATggttataaaatattagataTCTCATTGCAAAACAATCCCAGCAACACCACTTCGGTAAAGAAACATCAATCTTACCAGATTTGATGCATTGCCAGAAAATGGTTGAACACTGGCTGAAGCCCCCTTTGAAATTACCCCAGTATTCACATTTGTTGCACCACTTCCATTAGAATCCACTTGGTTTCCATTATGTTGACCAAATTGAGGTAAATCTTTTGAATTTGCTTGTGTTAGACGTGATTCATCACTATAAGTACCTTTCCTCTCTCTTGCATCAGCCAGTTCAAGTTGAAGCTGATGCACCGTATGTAAATGATGTCTCTCCATCTCTGCAAACTAACATTAACAAGGACAGTCAATCTAAATTCACtgaaaattacatcaaatttatttatttaagtagaGAAAGAATAAATAAGAAACTTAAATCTCATCAACCTGTCTCTGACAGCCATGCCACAGCTGGTTATATTGCTCTGTCCGTTCTCTTAATTCAGCCTGTAAGGTGTGGTTTGTACTTGACTGCAAAACATCCACCTCCTGGACACGTGAAAGCCAAGTTTGGGCCTCTCTCAACTGTTCATCCTTAAAAAGAATGGCTTCCTGAGCAGCCCTATACTGAAGCATAGACTAGCATTAGGAAATACAGCTAGACTTCTAGCAACCAACAATTCACACCTTAACGtccagaattttttttttaaaagagcataaaaatttttaaaatgtacaGACCTGTTCCTGCAACTCAATAATCTGCCTCTCTTTTTCTTGAACATGCTCTTGAAGATCATGTATCTGTTTTATATGCTGGGCTCTCTCTGCTTCTGAATGATCATGCTCTCTTctgtcaaaagaaaaagaataggaAACCCATCTAAATTTCAATAGGTTCAAGCCTCAGCTGAAAGATTAATGTATTAAAAGAAGTTTCCAGAAAAAGCAGCAGCTAATTATTTAGGAAATTCCATTCAATGATAAATACTAAAAGCTAATACGTTTAGAAACTTTTGAAGTGTGTCGATTACACAGCAACTACTAATATAAACAAAACACTCGTATAAACAAATTACATTGAGGACTATGGTTACTGCAAATAGAAAGCTCTTAAGAATAAAACACAACAAACACACACCTAAAAGTTGCTAGTTCCTTATTTTGTTCTCTGAGGAGGTCTTCCTTTGCCCAGGCCTGCCAAGATGATCCAAGAGCCGTAATTTACACATGACTTGCTAGAAAAAggctttaattaaaatttaaaaaaatcccaaagcAGAATGAAGAAACAGAAAGACCTCTTCTTTTTCCACTTTTATGGCATGTAATTCTCTATCTTTCTCTTCCATTTTCCTTTCCAACTGATGTATGGTCTGTTCACTTTCACGGAGTTGCTCCTATACAAGGAAATAAAGCCAAACATAGACTGTAAGTCACAAAAAAGGACAGTAACTTTGCTAGAATCTTCTTGTTGCATGCTTAAATAATTTCTAGTGTGAACGGATCTCACTGATATTTTGCACAATACCAAACAAAAGATGCTCCACTTGAAAGAAAAAGGCAGGTTTCACTAATTTACTCACTTCCACAGTCAACATATGATGACAAATTTATCTAAGTTTATAATCTTATGCATGAAACTCGAATTCTTCTCtttctcctttttgtttttcataaataaagaTCATTATAATTCTTTGAAGCAGTTAAAACTTGACTTAGTTCTTATTTCTGATAGTTGAATTTCAGAAGAATCATACTATGAATCACATTCTAAATTCAAACCTCAAGCTTGGCAGCAGTATTGGCATGGGCTTTGATTTCAGCATCATATCTGCTCTGCATTTCCAGAACACTTGATCTAGCAATTGCTTGAGCTCGCAGTTCAACTTCCATCTGCTGGAGCTGCTCTCTCTGTCTGGCAACATCGTGGATTCGCTGTTGCAATATGTCGACGTCTAGACTTCCATCCACCGTGATCGGAAAGAAGTCAGCATCAGCAGGCTCTCCTCCATGTTGCATCTTAATAAGCATTCAACCAAATCACTTTTTCATCATGTCCAAAATGGaatttaatcttaattcaaAAAGCCTTACCTCATATAAGGTTCTCTCATCAGATTGTCCCAACTTTGATCTGTCCAATCCCTACACATTGCAAGAAAACTGAATATAACAAATAATGAACTCCGCTGGTTCAAAAATAACAGAAATAGGAATCTTTCACCAACACAGCTCAAAGCTACAATCCCACCGTTCACAGAAGAGCATTTCCTCACTTCAATATAACTAATAAACTTTCTAGAATATGAAACGCTAAGTTCTTGggattacataaatatttaaacacagTTAAGACAACCCAAATTCACATCCCCAATCATTCCAACAACCCATTGACCACAAACTTGTCATCAAAGTGAACCAAAGATTTTAATAAATGCATCAAAATGTTTCAATTTAGAGCACAAGGTAGGTTAATGAATGGCGATCAAAGAACCCCAACCCAAAAGTGTGAAATAAGtggaactaattaataattGGGTAATAAAACTGTATGCAAGTAAACAAACTAGAAGGACCAAAAAgatcaatgaaaaaaaataaatagatacaCGCTAATGTTGCTTTTGCTTATGAGCACTGAAGAATACCAAACACAAGtagtaatattaaattaatcaaggTAACTGTTTTTAGTTCGGAATTTCACATGCAAAACACGATTATGTTATCGTTTCAACATTTTTCTCATTAACCACAAAAAGACAGAGCGAAGAAACCTTCATGACCAGATGAAATTACCACATCATCCCCGGGGTTCCGAACCACATGATTGTCGGAAACGGCACGCCACTCTTTCCGCGACGATGATTGCATCGGCAACGAGCCGCTCCGCGAGGCGGCGACACTGGCCGCGGCCTCCATTGGATCAGGAATGTCTCACACCGCTCCAACTCTCCAAATTCCTCTGTCTGCAAAACAAAAGCAGACccaaagagaagaagaaaacagaAATCTAgggttttcaataaaaaataaaattaacaaaacactagaaaatagaaaattttagaagaaaaaggagaggatatatgacccaaaaaaaaagagagcggTGGGGAACAGAAATAGGAGAAGTTTGGGTTTTAAGGATCGGAGGGTTTTTGGATAAATCTTTAGTGTGTAAAAATAGTGAGATTTCCAgagattgattgattgattggCTGGTTGGGGTGCTTAAATTTTCGATCTAAGGCAAGCGTCCCGCCATTTATAGGCTTTGAGCCTTTTTAGTTCTGGTCTACTCAAgcgtcttttttttttctttttcttttttccggGTGACTAAAaggcttttaattttataaattagcCCATTGCTTTTGGGCCTTCCTACTCACTAATACTGCTAAAGTTTTAAtacctttattattttcactaatatgGCGATGGCGAGAACAAGAATAAAGACCAGGGGTGCAGGGGTCAATGTCACTTTCTTCCGTGGAAAcacttttaaaaacactttatctCCAATGATATATTCCATATTTTTCCGCTTTAAGTCTGCATACAATGCTTGTCTATTTGATGTTGCTTTTAATCTGTTTTTAATTGAACGAATTTTACCTTCAATTTCTTAAATCAACTTTAACCCAACATCTTTTTCAACCAATTTAGTTACGACACTTATAACAGTATAATGCCTCATAAAGAGTCATTTGAATGTTTAATTGGAAATTGTTGTTATATACAAATTCTGCAGCGTccgtttgattgccagtaaaatgttttctggaaaatgttttgcttttctgtaaaatgatttactggaaaatattttttggtgtttgattgaatctgtgtaaaatattttctcattgcttgatgatttcaaaatattttccgaaaagttgtttttacatatattaatatatattaacaaatttttatattttaaattgcttttacatatattgcaatgatttatttataataatactcaattattaagctacaatattgatcgttagaaattgaaaatattatccACAATGAGTACTAGTaataatattgaataattataaattacttGAAACCACAATGCGtattagaaataatattatccaaatacataattagtagtacaccacatagtaacaacattgtccaagtgcataatattacaccacataaatgtatcaatatcttcaaccccgagaaaatttttgaagccaaatttttctatgcttcttacttttaactaaaaaactTTGGTTgtatctttaattaaattatagagaCCAATTTGATATACTAATCAGATTTTTCGTAAAAGATTTTGATATCGATTActtgtaaataaagaaaacgaataaattcacaaaaaaagataaagaaaaacgAATAATCCATATTTCATTATGTCAgtatctttaattaaattattatccataattaaattattaaaaataattttttagtattgttcGTGCATTAGTCGGTGTGAAATGTTTTAGTCAGTGTACACTATacgaatcaaaattaa harbors:
- the LOC105765414 gene encoding uncharacterized protein LOC105765414 isoform X2; this translates as MEAAASVAASRSGSLPMQSSSRKEWRAVSDNHVVRNPGDDVGLDRSKLGQSDERTLYEMQHGGEPADADFFPITVDGSLDVDILQQRIHDVARQREQLQQMEVELRAQAIARSSVLEMQSRYDAEIKAHANTAAKLEEQLRESEQTIHQLERKMEEKDRELHAIKVEKEEAWAKEDLLREQNKELATFRREHDHSEAERAQHIKQIHDLQEHVQEKERQIIELQEQYRAAQEAILFKDEQLREAQTWLSRVQEVDVLQSSTNHTLQAELRERTEQYNQLWHGCQRQFAEMERHHLHTVHQLQLELADARERKGTYSDESRLTQANSKDLPQFGQHNGNQVDSNGSGATNVNTGVISKGASASVQPFSGNASNLNQNDHVRSGPIAPLGMPAYLPPEQVTALQSFVMHQQGVPHSVVSHVGPYSMQAMSSVQQWQNQQVSSEGFQPSGPNQLPPSQTDQSLGRSDVSHECEISVDGQAICPDHVDHISQGSESISVISSSTGKAQVVESINSSYLVKPQSEPNLQQISSQFHDALKLGTLEQSCESKDQDLTVEEGSTAASASLSPPDSSVQSVGSCETTISNGTGAILPKKSVTTEQTNILMPGKTSEAALLEERALLACIVRTIPPGGRIRISSTLPNRLGKMLAPLHWHDYKKKYGKLDDFVAVHPELFVIEDDYIRLREGAQEIIAATAAVAKVAAAAAASSPHSTFLPSVAVTPIAPPNRLKKGVPSVDSNHVRNENAVFKKQAAVSKNAADDHSQLLGMQKQQPNGISFGVAGSLSNVKILSKSKDPREINGANFERTSIESKASGHGRSNSNFVGKQDRATGAALTSRR
- the LOC105765414 gene encoding uncharacterized protein LOC105765414 isoform X1, which encodes MEAAASVAASRSGSLPMQSSSRKEWRAVSDNHVVRNPGDDVGLDRSKLGQSDERTLYEMQHGGEPADADFFPITVDGSLDVDILQQRIHDVARQREQLQQMEVELRAQAIARSSVLEMQSRYDAEIKAHANTAAKLEEQLRESEQTIHQLERKMEEKDRELHAIKVEKEEAWAKEDLLREQNKELATFRREHDHSEAERAQHIKQIHDLQEHVQEKERQIIELQEQYRAAQEAILFKDEQLREAQTWLSRVQEVDVLQSSTNHTLQAELRERTEQYNQLWHGCQRQFAEMERHHLHTVHQLQLELADARERKGTYSDESRLTQANSKDLPQFGQHNGNQVDSNGSGATNVNTGVISKGASASVQPFSGNASNLNQNDHVRSGPIAPLGMPAYLPPEQVTALQSFVMHQQGVPHSVVSHVGPYSMQAMSSVQQWQNQQVSSEGFQPSGPNQLPPSQTDQSLGRSDVSHECEISVDGQAICPDHVDHISQGSESISVISSSTGKAQVVESINSSYLVKPQSEPNLQQISSQFHDALKLGTLEQSCESKEQNMLNMKNHMLKDQDLTVEEGSTAASASLSPPDSSVQSVGSCETTISNGTGAILPKKSVTTEQTNILMPGKTSEAALLEERALLACIVRTIPPGGRIRISSTLPNRLGKMLAPLHWHDYKKKYGKLDDFVAVHPELFVIEDDYIRLREGAQEIIAATAAVAKVAAAAAASSPHSTFLPSVAVTPIAPPNRLKKGVPSVDSNHVRNENAVFKKQAAVSKNAADDHSQLLGMQKQQPNGISFGVAGSLSNVKILSKSKDPREINGANFERTSIESKASGHGRSNSNFVGKQDRATGAALTSRR
- the LOC105765415 gene encoding uncharacterized protein LOC105765415 yields the protein MGYVLRVRLASFFTGAATASFLGLYILYKDYKVAHESIAQQVKSLHGPLDRRISALESLKHAETSLHVDATK